The stretch of DNA gtgtggtacgtccgtttatagtaagtgttacctttggtgtggtacagAGGGAGTAATATAAAGCTATTTTACATGAATACGTGAAGTAGAAAAATAGCACAAGCATTAACACTCAGCAGCTCTCTTGAACTCAGAATAGTAATCATTCCATGCAGTAGGATAAGGTAACCTCTGATAGTAAGACCACAATAAACCTATTTTATAAACAAAGATCAAAGCAAACTATTACTTAACAATTTGCAAAGAGCTTCCAGGCAAAGATTAATCACCTGGGTACCAGCAAAGAGCAAATCATTCCCCACTACCAGGGTATAAACTTGTCCAACAGGTCCACTGAGACTCATTTCAGTGACAGTATCAATGTTCCAAGCCTGCACATAGAGATCAAGCAGCGCTAGTCATACATTCCTCCTTCCAAAAAAGTAAATAAAACTAGTTCTTAAATGCCAACAGCCCAATCTCACCTTGACCAAATTTGGCAAGCCAGTAAAAATCCATGGTCCTTCACTGATCATGCAGCCAACTTCTCCACCCACAGGGACGACACTGACACACTGATAATGAGAGAATAAACAGTTAAATTCCAGTTTCTTCTTCAAAGACCATAGTTAAAAAGAAATCACACAAATTAGAAAGAATCTAAAAGATTTTGTCTTGCAAATGAGGAGCAAAAAGATACAGATCTAAACTGTGATATCCTGGTCTTCAACTACGATTTAGTTAAAAGGAGTACTATTTATTGGTTCAAGTTTAACAGCCCTAAATTTATCTATGTACTAACAATATCCAGAGCAACATACAAGAAGGTTTAAGGTTACATACACAAATCAGCACAGCCATCATGATAGTTAGTTGCATGTCAACAGAAGAAGGCATGAAACACTAAGGGTTACATGTCCTGTTTCTCCCTCTCCTGCTCTATTCACTCATCAGGTATTTCACCTAATAACAGCAGACTCATAACAAGTCCTTGACCTCAGTATGCCTCACTTGAAATAAAAATCAGCTTAACAGCTGATGAAATTCCTTAGGGCATCCACAATGGTTGATTTTTAACACCAATTGGTCGTAAGTTCTAACTAAGAAGATCCGTGGGCTACAATCTACATCAACCATTGTTGACCACTCCTTAGGTAAGAGTAACTCCTTTGCTAAATACTCCCTCTATATTTTTTTTACAAGTCATTTTAGGATGCTGCGCATAGATTATCAAAACGCTGGAAAATGTTGTGCTACTAGTTATGTATAATAAAAAGGTCTTcgaaatttgaaaaataaactttttCCACAAATCCAATAGCTAAAATATCTATTTTTCCTAATTATTAGAGTTTTGGAAAACGTAGATAACATGTAATACGCAGgataaaaataaaacataaacaGAGGATTTTGATTTCTTCATAAAACGATTTATATCACGaaacagagggagtatatattcTCAATATATTTACAATCAACTTCGTAAACTTTGACTAAAGAAAGTCAAAGAAAAACATTATCGTGAGAAAGAGGGAGTGTATCCAGGGTTACCTAATTCGCTAATATATGGTGCGTATTGCGAATTAATACGCGCGTATCAATTCGCAATACGTGTTCGAATTAATTCGCACTAATTCGCGAATTATATATAAAAATTAGCGAATTCTAAAAGTGTAATTCATGTATTAATTCGCACTAATTCGCAAATTATATATAAAAATTAGTGAATTTTACAAGTTCAATTCGTGTATTAAAAACTAAAAATTCAATATAATATGATCAACTtcaaagatcatcaaagggaaaaGAGAAGATGTATCAGTAGACTAGCAACTTAATCTTATTTTGGTGTTTTGTCTGGTTTCGTCACTTTGTGTTtacttaagaaatcagaaaaataTGATCAGTAGACTTATTTTGTTATTATCATCAAGTAAATGAAGCGTATTAGTAATTATGAATTCGCGAATTGCTTTTTTTTTGTAATACTTGTCGTATTCAATTCCCTATTTTGAGCGAATTGCGAATTCGAATTATGTGTATTATGAATTCGGCAACCCTGGAAGTATCCATAACAAGGGCAATAAAATTTGGctctctaataacttgaattggCATCTTAGTGCACAAGATTATACATTAGCAAGCACACAATAGTTTGGCAAGCAAGTACTCCGTAACAAACAATGCTTGACAATCTACTATGTCTGCGAAGCTATATCCAACCTCTCTAGCTCAGTATTACCCTATATATCCCACCTTCCAACTAAACCACTCATGGACTATCATTGACTACCATAAGCTACTATTTCTATCATTGACGTATCGATTGTGTATTTATCTAGTTTCAAGTACTCCGCAATCACAATAGCATTAATCACCAAACTCGTAGATATATGCTAAATACGTCATGAAATAATGAGCAAAGAACTCCACGGAgtaaaatttcttcatttctcTAATGTTGGGCTGAATACTCGTCAATCTTTAGTTCTGAATCACGATGAAATAAACCAAAATAGCTAGATAAACTGGTTGTGCTTGGTTATAGAGTGAAGTACCTGTCATTCAATACAACTTATAATGCAATTTTTATTTGAGTCATCTAAAACAGTCTCACTATGTTGCTAACACGAGGTAAGCCCACCTAAATCATACTCCCTTTTACAACACAGTTTGCGAAACTACTTGAGTCACCCACTAATAAAGTCATTATTATTGAACAAAGAAACAAACCTGGCCAGTAGCACAATCCCAGATCCGAACATCGCCATCTTTACTACCTGTATAAAGCTTATCTTTCCCGGTGGGCAATGCAATCCCAGTTACAACCTAAACTCACACAAACGCAAACAATCAACTACAAACCAAAGAATCTCATACAATTTGTACAAAAACCCGAAACTTTTACTAAATAACATACCTGTTCATACACAAACATCaaatatcaatcaatcaattacaAACAAACCATCACACTAAATGTCCAAAACCCGAAAAAATCCGAAAGTTGAGCCGAAAAACATACCTAATTATACAAAATCAAGAAACCCAATCAATCAAATACAAACAAACTATAACACTCCATGTCCAAAACCCTAAAAAACACGAAAACCCGAAACTTTGGGCGAAAGATATACCTGTTTATGACCTTCAAGAGTAGTCAACAGCGAAAAAGAATCACCAACATTCCAAGTATGCAAATACTTACATCTATCACCATACCCACAATTCCCTTGAACCCAATGATTACAAATTTTCTCCAATTTCTTGGGCGGAACaccattattactattattactactattccTACCCCAAGTATtattaaaattagggtttttccgTGTTGAAAACCCGCCATCGCTACCTCCAACACCAGCACCAATATTATACGACCGTTTTGACACGCCACCGTTTGATGAAGTTGAAGGTAACCCCGGAAGCTCTCCATGAAGAAATTGACATGGCGTCCGATTGCATCTACCTTCCCGCCAATAATGGCATACTTTTTGTTTCGTATTTTGATTCGAATTGTatcgattttgattttgataattgttgctgttgttgtggtggttgttgttgcCGAGTCGATTGAATACTCGTCGATTATTCCCGCCTTCAATATCCATTCTTGCGattcaattgaattgaattgattgATTGGATGAATGAGTGATTGATTAGGTAAAgtttgagaaattagggtttggaattggGGGAAATTTGGGGATTAGGGTTTGTGTTGATTAAAGAACGGTGAtcggaaaaagaaaagggaaaagttGTATGTAAATAGAGTCGGAAAGaaggaaagagaagggaagggCGGTAGCTGCGCCGGTATTACGCTTACCTTATTTCAGTTTGAGTTAATAGTGATTGTAATTGTACTACTTCAACTATCGGCATATTCCAACCACAAAAATAGGTATGGTACTTTTAGCTACCATGGAGTGAATTATGTACCAAGGTTTCCAAAAATAAAACCATTAATgctcatttgtttttttttttttgtttttttttgatcGAGTACGCAATTAGTCGCATTATAATAGAGAGGAGGGGGATTCGAATCTGAGACCTATTGTCCACAGTACCCCGTCTTAATCACTAGATATTTTCGTGTGATCTCTCACAAATTCAAAGTAGGAGGGGATTTGTAAGAGGTTACAAGCAACATTTGTTAAAATAAAAGTGTCTCGAAGTAGGTTAGTGTGAGACGGTGAGTAGACTTGAATTTAGGGATGACAACGGGTTGGATTTGGATTAAGTGCAGTAGGATCCAGTAGTAGATTCACGTTGTCATCGCTGGATCCAGATCCAATGAGTGCAATAAAGTTACATCTATATTTGGACATGTCGCGTTCGAGTCAGATCCAAGTCTCCTGTGAATCTAACCGGTTGAAACTTTTCTTTTTTAAACTTAAAATTTAAGAGTAGAACTACGTTGTGCCCACGAATGTTCTTGGTTTTTCATGTACCATTACATTTTTGAAATTTTACGTTGTAGGCATGAACTCTATACATTTGCCTATACCTTACTGATTGTCTTTGCTAGCTTAGTTATATATTCACCCATGCGGCTTTCTTGATTGCTTCTATATCGGGCAaatttggttaatttttgttttatcTCCGCGAAAATCTCATTTATTTTGATAGAGAAAGGAACCTCCTTTCTTATACACTTTTACATCTAGGATCCGACTTGTATCATTAATACTAATAGGAACTAAACCATTGTGGCAGAGAAAAGTTTAATTCAAAGGGAGAAGAAAAGGCAAAAATTGGAACAAAAATTGGAACAAAAATATCATTTGATTCGTCGATCCTCAAAAAAAGAAATAAGCAAAGTTTCGTCGTTGAGTGATAAATGGGAATTCATGGAAAGTTACTGTCTCTACCCCGTAATAGCGCACCTACGCGTCTTCATTGACCTTTTTTAACCGGAAGTCGGAGAGCAAACTATCGCGACTTTGGGTTATCCGGACACATACTTCGTGAAATGGTGTGCCCACGAACGTTCTTTGTTTTTTTATGTACCTTTACATTTTTGAAATTTTACGTTGTACACATGAACTCGATACATTTGTTTATACCATACCTTATTGATTGTCTTTGTTAGCTTAGTTTCCTACTTGATCTATTAAATCGCCTCTTTACCATTTCAATTACTCGATAACCTACTTATTTACTTATCACTTTGTCGAATTACTCACCAACCCACCAAGCAATATAGTAATCCAACTAACAATTTATGAAATCTCCAATATCATTTCATGCTTCATAACTGAGGttttaaatattaatttgttcttaTTAAAAGTGGATAAGTGATGCTTCTCATAACATTAATTGAGTTGGAATAAAGGTTGAAGTACGGTTGTTTGATAAACGATAAAATAATAGAGTTAAAAAAGGTCATGATGGAGAAATAAGCAAGAAGTATAGGACACACACTAGAATATAAAAAAAGGAGCAAtacaacatagaaaaccgaaaaTCTTAGGAGTACAACATAGAATATCCCAAAAACTTATATTTGAAATATTTTGGTTATGTTTTTAACTGACGATACAGGGAAAAAAATATAAGTAGGTTGGCGAATGACATGTGCCCGGTTCGTGATGTCAATTTGAGGCCCCAAACTATAAGAaaattagggggcgtttggttggggggaataaggaaagggaaatagaataaaaatggttgattccttttgttgttgtttgtttgacacaaagaaagggtaaacccataccccccccccccccccccaaaaccATTCTCATCCTTACTTCTCCCCCTCGGTGTTCCCCATAACCCCATAATCCCTTCTTCCTCCTACTCCCTATTTTCACCACTcccaccaacacccaccacaccctctcacaccgtcaaccactgccacctacaccctacacccaccacaccgacacaaccaccaccagcgacACCGCCTATCCACGCTACCCCATATCCTCAACCactaaacaccacaccaacaccttcagtaactctcccaccccaccaaccaccaccaacaccttccTTGGCCACACCACTGCAACCGCTCGACATCGGCCacaccagatctggtgttttAAGCGGTGGGGGAGGGGTTTTCGAAGGGTTGTGGTGGATTTTTTAGAATGAATAAGGTGTTTTGGATCGGGATTGTGGTGTTTGTTGAGGGCGTGAGGCGCGGTGATTAGGTTCGCCGTGGGGTACCGTGAGGAAGATCGTCGGCGCCGCTACTTGTGGTGGTGTCGGTGTAGATaatggtggcaggtggtgggtaatggtggtggaggtggtggatgttggcttttaattcccttttcctctaattgtcaaccaaacacccaagtataatatgggtgatcccattcatttccctctcttaccctttcttgatttcattctcttaccctttcccgtaccaaacgcccccttagttTTTTCCAACAGAAGAAAACATAAAAGTATCATTTTATAAggatgccaaaaaaaaaaaaaaacgattttgTCATCATATACTAACATTTCATAAATGAAATGTAGAATTTTGAGACTGTATGTTTAGTCCTTACTTAATTGAACCGTAAAATAGGCTCAATATAAACAAAAAACAAATTTTATTGGGGGAGGAAGAAAAGAACAAACTTTTACATTCTGCTGAGCAAAGGACTCGATCTCAGGCCTCGAAATCAGAAAATTTGTACAAGTGTACAACCCAAAAATGCCGAGCAAAAGTTTTGGGCCCCGGTTCTTAGAACCTTCTAAACATGCTAAATGACGGGCCTGCCACAACCCCGCAGCGGAAAGTAAGACAAACTGATACATTACGAGCTCACCTAGGTCTAAGGTAGTTACGTTAATACGTTATACCTCATACTTGCAAATAAGTTCCCCTTCACGTTCTGACCTCAATGCCCTTCTTTAACAAGTGGTCCTTAACTGCTTGAACAGGAATCTGCCAGACCAAAATAGGTTCGGGTTATTTTTGAAAAtgttaaagaaaaatgtaacttaGCAACGAAATCCTGCATTTAAAATTGAATTTGCTATACGAAAGCTAAAAAATGAAAAGGACAAAAAGTTGGCAATTTCATTTTTTCAAGGTTTTAGGAAGCTCTGATAGACAACACAATATCAGAGCTTAGTCCTagaatgatttggggtcggctgatgTGAATAATCCTTCAAAACTGTCCCTCGGTGATCAAAGCCGTGACTTGTGCTGACCCAAGTCTGACCCCGTTGACCAACCCATAACATTAACCGGAAAACTAAAGGTACCAATAATAGAATTAACGAAATCAGACTTGATTACGTctaaaatgacccgacccaaacctaaAGCTGAAAAACTTGTTTATCAAGTCTGCTAATCTACATAAGAGTAGATCTAGTCAGTTTGCTGCTCATGAGTGTCCCCAACCACGGTCAGTAGGCTTCGCTAGAGTTTGATTAATGTCATTTCACGCAGAGCCCATTTTCTGAATTCTGACATACGTCCTCTTGCCTAAATAACAACCAAGTACCGACGTACAAATCAACTTGCTCTTATGATCACAGGACTCCAACTTATCAGACACAACCACCCACTTTAACCGGCAATAACAATTCTGGAAGCTTCACGACTGAAATTTGAAGCAAATTATTGATATAAAGGGGATGGGGAGAGTGAGGATAATCACAAGGTTCAGGGACAAAGTAGCAGGGCAATCACAGGAGCGAGAGCTGCTTTTAAAAACCAGTGAAAGCACCATATATTTCAAGTGATTAATGACATGTATCAAAGACGGCGCCACAAAGTTTAAAATTTCCTAGAGACGAGAGGTGCATTTTGCAAACGAAGCGAGGAAGCAAAATGGAACAGAATAACATACTACAATACGAGTATAGATCCCGCGctaatgcgcggtatttatagagtttttactTTTTAGTGTGTATTATTTATTCATTTAAAAGTTATAACTTAATTTTTCCATATTTTGCCTCATTGTATTTCGATATGAGAGAAAAAATAAATtgcaaaactaataaaaaaaactGAGTATGACAtatgaaatgtgtattttaatgattttttttttatcacaaggttaataattcattttaatttaatcattAAAATACATTTCGATAtatacacaaacttaaaaagttggggaCCACGTGCAAATtagcaaagttcgagggtaccatatgaattttccgtttttttttttcacgaagctaataatattagtttatatttttgttttatttttgttttatacaGTGTAAGTATACACCATGTCATTCTCCAAGAAAGATTAACaatttgtattttataatttataccacttttactttattttgtttaaaacaTTATAATTTAGAATCTAATGAAAAAATTATACTTTAAAGAAAAGATATTAGTTTAATGGAAAAATCTCATTTCTTTCCTTGGAAGATGGAGTTTGGAGGGGAAAATTTTGAGATTTTTTATTCTCCCAGAGTCACAGTAGATAGGGGACTGATGAGAATTTAAACATAATTGAAGCTAAGATATAAAACTTGCCTAACTTATTTGATATAATTTGATGATATGTTCTATGTATAAAAGTTAAAAGTATACGTTTAACTTGACAGGTGAAGTCTGCAAATTTTACTTAATAAAGCAGGCCCAACATAGACTACGTTTAAATTAAGGGACTATGTAGTGGTGATGGTATTCAATAAAATAGGCCCATCAGAGAGTAGTGAAtgttaggcgggaaaactacttGAAATTTTGTTCTCTTAGTAGTAACTAGTAAGGGAGAttacaaaaataattgaaaaatagaAATAACAGCGACAATAATAACACGCTCAGGGctaatactattattattgttgttttgatATACAGAACTTACCTCCTTACGATGAAAAATTCCAGCAGCAAGTGCAGCAGATGCATTTGTCTTCTCAAAAACCTCTGAAAAGTGCTCAACTGCCCCGGCACCACTACTGGCTATTACAGGGATATTAACAGCATCAGAGATGAGATTTACAAGATCTATATCAAATCCTTTCCCTTGACCTGAAATAAAGCATGAAAAATAGATTAACAAATTAGCACTATCATCTGTGCAATTGAAATTTTCAGATACGAATTAAATAAAAAGTTTGAATGCCAATCCATCTTTTTGGACGAACCAGACTCCCCTACCATCAACACAATTTTTACCAAATCCtttattttgcaaataaataagCTCAACGTGTAATCAGCTGAACAGTCTTAAGAAAAACATATGACCTATCTCTGAGAAAGTAAAAACTGAACTTTAAGTTAAGAGGCTGCATTAGAAAAAAAGATGAATATGGCACATTTAGAAAGCTGTTTACATTTATCCATGAGCACAATTATAATAATGGGAAAATACGTGAGTGGCACGAATTCACAACAATCTCAAACAAATATTCTGACGTGAAATAGGAGTCCATTTTACAAGCCATATTCTCCGTGTTGTGTCCAAGGAGCAGTATTTACAAGGTTACACCAGCATTTGAAAACTTTTCAGGTATCTCAGAAATTGGAAAGCTTACCATCACAATCTATACAGTTAAGTAAAATTTCACCAGCACCAAGATCCTCCACAGCTTTAGCAAGCTCGTATGCTCCAATGGGCCGGCCCTCTCTCCCGCCATTGACCTTGAATAAGAAATGGAATTAAATCTTATATAAAACGCTGTTAGAATATTTATGAAATTTTAAGAGGCAGTACCAATTCATTCGAATTTCATGTTGCAAGTAAAAGCATTTGAACAAGTTTACAAGGCCTAGTAGGTTCAAACATTATAGTCTAACTAAGCATGTCATTTTGAGCGAGTGACTTGTATTTAGCATTTTGAGCATAGTTTCTTTCAGCACCAAGTTAGTCTAATATTACTAcatccgtcccggtcatttgtttacctctaAAATGATTTCCCCACCCCCAAAGGATATCTCATTCCCTTTCCCTAGCGACCAACACAACGGCACTGATCTGGTGTTTACGAGGGTCGATGAGGGGGTTTCGTGGGTGAGGGAGGGTTTAGAGGTGGTGGTTTGGGGTTTGGGTTAAGGGGTTTCGACAGGGGATTGAGAGGCGTGGGACCCGAGGCCAGTAGGCACAGCGACTGTGAATCGGCTGGTGGTGGTGACAGTTTAGGATAGGCTGGttgggggtggtggtggtggtggtggtgatgtagGTGGTGAATATGGTGGGGATTGGTTTTAGGGTAATGATTCCTCTTACTTTTAAGTTCCAACCAAACACATTAAGATGATATGGATAATCCCCTTCCTTTTCCCCTTACCCCTTTCCTGATTCCATTCCCTTTCCCTTGTATGAACCAAACGCCCCCCAATTTTTTTATACATTTTCATAGTTCTAGTTTGATGTTGATCACAAATGCGAACATTGCGCACACCATTATTCATGCGAAGCGCCTCAAGAAGTGGTGGAATCTCTATGAAGATTCTGAAGTTTTATGCCTTATTTTATTATAAACATAAAACATCAAATAGATTGCAGTCCCAATAGTGAAAAAGTATCTAGTCATGGTACAATATGAGATCAAGAGTTTACCGTGCACTGATACCATGCAAATTCTTCTCCATTTGGACCTGAAATAAACCATGACAAACTTGGACTCAGTTTCATAATGAATTTGTGAACAAATAAAAGCTCCATGAGAAGAAATGATTGAACACAGAAAGAAAAGACTCCACAAAATGTTCAGCTACACATCATAGGCTGAAAAGGAGTACGTTTCTTTGACGTACCAAATATCTAAAATTCTAAAGCTCAATTAAAATGTTGCCACCAGTTGTAAACCACAAACAGTAAGATATGTTTAATCCTTAACTTGTTAAATGTGGAAATTCACACACCCAGGTTGTAGTTTTTTCACTTAATAAATAAAGGACAGAGATCTACTCATCAGCCATTAATATGATTAATTAATAAAATCATGAATAATTAACTGAAATAACATGGCCTCCATATGAAACTCAAGAAAATAAAACGCATTATGACCCTCAATAACACCTCAACTGTCATCTCTTTAGAAACCATAACCCTAAACTCTGATTAATTTGAAATCTTTTAGAAAAATGAACTCTTGCACCAGTTCACTAGTTAGAATACATCAAGAATGTGATACAATTCTCGATGATGATGCGGCAATCAATTCGAGTATGAGGCAGGGGAAAGGGTCAAACACGCGAGAGGAGGCTCAGGTAGTAGAATTCTTGGAGCGCAATCAAAGTCGGGTTTTCATGGAGTAGGCGTATTGTTCAACAATGGCCCAGTAGCCGAGCTAGTTTGAGTCAGGTTTGGATTATGGGTAGTTGGATCGAACTACAGTAGTCAAGCCGAAATAAATTAATCATGGGATCAGAATTCTGGTGGTTACTAGTTTTGTCATTTTCAATTTACTATAGGAGTCTTCTCTTGTTGAGAAACCATAGCTTATGTAAGGGAGTCTTGTATGTTATTAACATTCATTCATAAATCCATAAAATTTTGGAAAAAGGTTTTGATCACACATCAAATTTGAGAAAGGACTTCAAATTCCCGCCAAATGATCGAGCACATGCTGCACAGTCGTTCTATCATTGACAAATTATTAGTTCGGTTAAAGGTAGAATTCAAGCTAAATATAGTTCATTATTCTTCAAAAACCGCTACAGTTTTACAGCCATTGTCACGCCCACACGTGATAAACTTCTAAGTCGATAAGATTCGGTACTCGCTTCCACATTCGCATCAAATATGCTCATATATCAAACAAGACTACACTGAAAAGTGAAGTCACATACCTGGATTTGTCACCTTCACAGACTTAAATGGTATATCATGAGGTGTCTTTATGTACACTCGACGAGGATCAATGCTTACCACTACTGCCTGAAGAAGAATTAAACAATAAGTGACTTTCCAGGTTATTTTTACAAAATAGCAAAGTGATAGAAAAACAGTGACATCCACCATAGCAAGCTACTAAGCAGTACTTATAAATACAGATTCATAGAAACTTATAAAATCATATAAAAGGTCACTCTCAGCAATATACAAAATGTGCTCAAACATGTAGTTAAAAACTTAATTTCCATGATCGCTGGGGCAAAAGAATCATTAATTGTGCGCAGTGTAACAGACTAACAGACAATCATATTTCATCAAGGATTCAATGATAAAGAGACTACGATTTACACATATGGGTAAGGCTGGATACGTCTAACCCCTCCTCCTAGCACAATTATCAAAGTTGATAGATGGGTGAATAACACCATGATGGATTTATGTATTAAGAGGTGTGAGGTGCACTGAGTCACTACCCTTGCTGAAGCATCGGCTATTGGCACAAAGAGCAAGGCACAGCCGTTGAAATTAAGCGTGCATTTTCTCATAAAAGAGCAAGGACACTCAACCCTTTCATCAAAGATATGCCGTATTAGAAACGGCTTATTTGACTAGTGCAGTGAGTAACCATGTGAGGTGTATCCCTGACCCCTCTTTCAAGCTAAATTTTCGGTGACGGATGAGCTGAAGAACCATGATTGAATTAGAAGTTTTGAAAGAGTATGCAGCACAGTAGCACACTATGAGTCTGAGACAATACGTGAGTATGGTACTTGGAGCCTCGGGATAAGAAGCAAGATGCCCTAGTCAAAATGAGGTGCAAACTTACCTTAAAATTATGATAATCCACATGTATAATATGATACAGAACACTTTAAAACCCTAAATATAAAATAACTGATTACTAATCTCTAAAACAAAGACATCTAAACAATACTAATAGTATTTTTTATAAACCCAAGGTCGACGAATGTATATATACCCCAAAAAGGTTCAGCATTCCCTTACCTCCTATGTACAACTAAGACAAGATAGCTACCAACATTCTGATTGGGGTGGGAGGAAATAGCCTATCTAAACCAAATTAACTTCAGAATACCGGCTTTGCTATTTAGCAAGTAGCGACCTAATTTTCAAGCTAATACAACTTTGGAAAAAGATTGATGCTTATACCAAAAaagcaaacaagagtaagtactaAGTATAGCCTCAAAATTTTAAAAGCTAAATACCTGATTGCCGTAAACTCTAGAAATCTGTTCCAAACTGCTCTTTCCagatttaatctaataaaaccAAATGTAGAAATTTACTTTTAGGATGAAATTAAAGAGGGAGAAAACAGGGGggaaaaagaaaacgaaaaaaaggGAAACAATGAAAGAAACTTCAATTTCAAGAAACATGTGAAGAGATAGCACACCCCAGTTTTCAAAAATTCTTCAGCAGCATAAACTGCATCACTTCCAATAGAAATCTTATCAGCGCCAGATCTAAAATACTCTGAAGCAACTTCCAAACTGGTATAGTGCCTGTCGAGAACTATATTTTAATATTTGTCTTTATTAATATGCTCCAAAATATTTCTATTTCACTGAAGTCAATGAATAGTAGCTGAAAGTCGAAAAAAACTATGGTAGTATAATGAATGTTAAGATGTTACGTAAAGCTGTAGAAGTACTATGATTATAATGCAGGATGCTGTACCTTCCATTTGCATCAGTAAAATCTCTAATTCCACCACCCACGGTCAATGGCACAAAAACGTTTTCTGAAGCAAATCGCAGAACCTACAAAATGAGAGGCCAACCTATAATGACACGGGGATGAGAGAAAATGTTGGCTACAGTCGAAAGGAGAATGAAGAAACCATGACAATATATAAGATGGGAAATAAACCTTTAACATTGGCAAGTCACCCAGTGGAAAGTCCCTAAAACCAGTGATGTTAAGAAAGC from Silene latifolia isolate original U9 population chromosome 10, ASM4854445v1, whole genome shotgun sequence encodes:
- the LOC141606718 gene encoding zinc finger CCCH domain-containing protein 48-like, producing MDIEGGNNRRVFNRLGNNNHHNNSNNYQNQNRYNSNQNTKQKVCHYWREGRCNRTPCQFLHGELPGLPSTSSNGGVSKRSYNIGAGVGGSDGGFSTRKNPNFNNTWGRNSSNNSNNGVPPKKLEKICNHWVQGNCGYGDRCKYLHTWNVGDSFSLLTTLEGHKQVVTGIALPTGKDKLYTGSKDGDVRIWDCATGQCVSVVPVGGEVGCMISEGPWIFTGLPNLVKAWNIDTVTEMSLSGPVGQVYTLVVGNDLLFAGTQDGSILAWKFNPATNCFEPAASLAGHTRPVVTMFVGANRLYSGSMDHSVRVWNLETLQCIQTLTDHTDVVMSVLCWDQFLLSASLDQTVKVWAATPTGNLEVTYTHKEEHGLLTLCGMYDSESKPIILCSSNDNTVRLYDLPSFVERGKIFSKQEIRAIQGGPSGLFFTGDGNGQVRVWSWSTEAKPAV